In Actinacidiphila yeochonensis CN732, a genomic segment contains:
- a CDS encoding M20/M25/M40 family metallo-hydrolase translates to MLPGQKDAHLAGRVHNITATIPGRSSTGRVLLVAHTDSVATGPGASDDGLGVGTLLEIARTFTQGPRPRNDVVLLFTDDEEIGQLGGRAAARDLAGSDPGRDVVINLEARGTSGRAVMFETGGHSAALVRALRHTPPVATSLSAEIYRRLPNDTDFTALRKAGMTGLNFAVMGGSARYHSPEDDLAHVDLGSLQDLGETTLSASRELAATDLRQVSEASDATWFNLGPLLVWYPSGAVVPLALAALAALAAAVWYARRRGALGLRAAARSALTFPLPLLAAGALGLAAWRALLLVRPSLGSFSTGDPYRTGPAVAGLLLLTVTVVWLWAVWVGRRASSLEAAAGTMVWPALLAVVTAVLLPGAAYVFTWTVLGGAAGIALAARTAEHSPWRTAALVGSALPGVVVTAPLVALLFPTLGLALAAAPLVLAAVAAAVVLVPLVGQVRAASFRRVVAGGAAAALVGSALVGVDAAVAAPDAGHPQPVSLIYALDADRQRAFWVSGDADPQAWVTHYTGTRRTDSLEAWSPALPTPSGGLLAGSAPVAPVSRPLVKTLSETRDGGTRTLRLSVRPENGTPVLLGLYVDTTVTPVVDAQVGGAPAGTGTLRGGVNLPHAASVWKWGLVFVAPPREGFELTLTVRDAGSRTRLLAMTQDAGLPVSAMDQPRPDDLTWIPGAAGVSFASRVYTL, encoded by the coding sequence GTGCTTCCCGGACAAAAGGACGCGCATCTGGCCGGCCGCGTCCACAACATCACCGCCACGATCCCCGGGCGGTCCTCCACGGGGCGGGTGCTGCTCGTCGCGCACACCGACTCGGTGGCCACCGGACCTGGTGCCTCCGACGACGGCCTGGGGGTCGGCACCCTGCTGGAGATCGCCCGTACGTTCACGCAGGGCCCGCGGCCGCGCAACGACGTGGTCCTGCTGTTCACCGATGACGAGGAGATAGGCCAGCTGGGTGGGCGGGCCGCCGCCCGGGACCTCGCCGGGAGCGACCCGGGACGTGACGTGGTCATCAACCTGGAGGCGCGCGGGACCAGCGGACGAGCCGTCATGTTCGAGACCGGCGGGCACAGTGCGGCACTGGTCCGGGCCCTGCGGCACACCCCGCCCGTGGCCACGTCCCTCTCCGCCGAGATCTACCGGCGCCTGCCGAACGACACGGACTTCACCGCTCTCCGCAAGGCGGGCATGACCGGGTTGAATTTCGCGGTGATGGGTGGCAGCGCCCGCTACCACAGCCCGGAGGACGATCTCGCCCACGTCGATCTGGGCAGCCTCCAGGATCTGGGGGAGACGACCCTGTCCGCCTCCCGCGAGCTGGCGGCCACGGACCTTCGCCAGGTGTCCGAAGCCTCCGACGCGACCTGGTTCAACCTCGGTCCGCTGCTGGTCTGGTACCCGTCAGGTGCCGTCGTGCCGCTGGCACTCGCCGCCCTGGCCGCCCTGGCCGCAGCCGTCTGGTACGCCCGCCGCCGGGGCGCCCTGGGCCTGCGAGCGGCCGCACGCTCGGCACTGACCTTTCCGCTCCCGCTGCTGGCCGCCGGCGCCCTCGGCTTGGCGGCTTGGCGTGCCCTGCTGCTCGTCAGGCCCTCCTTGGGGTCGTTCAGCACCGGTGATCCGTACCGCACGGGCCCGGCCGTCGCGGGTCTGCTGCTGCTCACCGTGACGGTGGTCTGGCTGTGGGCGGTATGGGTCGGCAGGCGGGCCAGCTCGTTGGAGGCGGCCGCCGGGACGATGGTGTGGCCGGCGCTGCTGGCCGTGGTCACAGCCGTACTGCTGCCCGGCGCCGCTTACGTGTTCACCTGGACCGTGCTCGGCGGGGCGGCCGGTATCGCGCTGGCCGCCCGTACGGCCGAGCACTCCCCGTGGCGGACGGCGGCACTGGTCGGCTCCGCACTGCCCGGTGTGGTGGTCACGGCGCCGCTGGTCGCCCTGCTGTTCCCCACGCTGGGGCTCGCGTTGGCCGCCGCTCCGCTGGTCCTGGCCGCGGTGGCCGCCGCCGTGGTGCTGGTGCCCCTGGTCGGCCAGGTCCGCGCCGCGAGCTTCCGCCGCGTGGTCGCCGGCGGGGCCGCCGCGGCGCTGGTGGGCAGCGCCCTGGTGGGAGTGGACGCGGCCGTCGCCGCACCCGACGCCGGGCACCCGCAGCCGGTCAGCCTCATCTACGCGCTGGACGCCGACCGGCAGCGCGCCTTCTGGGTGTCCGGAGACGCCGATCCGCAGGCCTGGGTCACCCACTACACCGGTACGCGGCGAACCGACTCCCTGGAGGCGTGGTCTCCCGCTCTTCCCACCCCGTCCGGGGGGCTCCTCGCCGGCAGCGCCCCCGTCGCCCCGGTCTCCCGCCCCCTGGTGAAGACCCTGTCCGAGACCCGGGACGGCGGCACCCGTACGTTGCGGCTGTCGGTGCGGCCGGAGAACGGGACACCGGTGCTGCTGGGCCTGTACGTCGACACGACGGTCACCCCGGTCGTGGACGCCCAGGTGGGCGGCGCACCGGCGGGCACGGGAACCCTGCGAGGCGGAGTCAACCTTCCCCACGCCGCGTCGGTGTGGAAGTGGGGACTCGTCTTCGTCGCGCCGCCTCGTGAGGGCTTCGAGCTGACGCTCACCGTCCGGGACGCCGGAAGCCGCACTCGGCTGCTGGCGATGACGCAGGACGCCGGGCTGCCCGTGTCGGCCATGGACCAGCCGCGTCCCGACGACCTGACCTGGATTCCCGGCGCGGCGGGTGTCTCCTTCGCGAGCCGCGTCTACACCCTGTGA
- a CDS encoding ABC transporter ATP-binding protein: protein MGVSAVLFRDVTKSYGQENAVDGLDLDVPPGVFFALLGPNGAGKSTTMRLITGQSRATGGRVEVLGHRLPRESRRVRSLLGVVPQEDNLDIELTARQNLDVFARFSSMPAHRYREAVDRALAAVRLTNRADSRVEALSGGMRRRLLLARGILTTPRLLLLDEPTVGLDPQIRQDLWDVMETLRVSGTTVLMSTHYIEEAERLADEVAVVSAGRLIARGSPQQLLRTHAGKQAAEYRGDADRRAAVEDYASRAGMTSRRTGLSVSILRAETLPGELREVLGDPDVLRPTTLEDVFVALTGELFV from the coding sequence ATGGGCGTTTCTGCCGTCCTTTTCCGTGATGTCACGAAGAGCTACGGACAGGAGAACGCCGTCGACGGGCTCGACCTCGACGTCCCCCCAGGGGTCTTCTTCGCGCTGCTGGGCCCGAACGGCGCGGGCAAGAGCACCACCATGCGCCTCATCACCGGGCAGAGCCGGGCAACCGGCGGCAGGGTGGAGGTCCTCGGGCACCGTCTGCCGAGGGAGTCACGGCGGGTCCGCTCCCTTCTCGGGGTCGTCCCGCAGGAGGACAACCTCGACATCGAGCTGACCGCCAGACAGAACCTGGACGTGTTCGCCCGGTTCAGTTCCATGCCCGCGCACCGGTACCGCGAGGCGGTGGACCGGGCCCTGGCCGCGGTACGTCTCACCAACCGGGCCGACAGCCGGGTGGAGGCGCTGTCCGGCGGCATGCGCCGCAGGCTGCTGCTGGCCCGCGGCATCCTCACCACCCCCCGGCTGCTGCTGCTCGACGAGCCGACGGTCGGCCTCGACCCGCAGATCCGACAGGACCTGTGGGACGTCATGGAGACGTTGCGCGTGTCCGGGACCACGGTGCTGATGTCCACGCACTACATCGAGGAGGCCGAGCGCCTCGCCGACGAGGTGGCCGTGGTGTCCGCCGGCCGGCTGATCGCCCGAGGCAGTCCGCAGCAGCTGCTGCGGACCCACGCCGGGAAGCAGGCCGCGGAGTACCGGGGCGACGCGGACCGCCGCGCGGCCGTCGAGGACTACGCCTCACGCGCGGGCATGACCAGCCGGCGTACCGGACTCTCGGTGTCCATCCTGCGGGCCGAGACGCTGCCCGGTGAACTCCGCGAGGTGCTGGGCGATCCCGACGTACTGCGCCCCACCACGCTGGAGGACGTCTTCGTCGCCCTGACCGGCGAACTGTTCGTCTGA
- a CDS encoding ABC transporter permease — protein MTRAAPARPVETPPSTSSADLDATAPPLLPALRAVWLRELLLFRRYWPAVTFGSLIEPLVYMAGFGLGFSHLVGSAEGRPYPQFVGVGMVVTSVLFAAAFGGMFESFNRRCYQHLYDAVLSRPVDVWELVTAEVSWIAVKSSAYSSVPLLVTLAVGLPVGPALLLVPVVTLLSGLAFALCGMWISTLVPAIDWLRLVVSGVLTPLVMAAGVFFPIGELPGWVRAVAVVNPIYHCMQLVRHAAFGALGAGDWLHALVLVAFTAAMWLLAVRGMNRRLVD, from the coding sequence ATGACGAGGGCAGCACCGGCTCGCCCTGTGGAGACGCCGCCGAGTACGTCCTCCGCGGACCTCGACGCCACGGCTCCTCCACTGCTGCCCGCCCTACGCGCGGTGTGGCTCCGGGAACTGCTGCTCTTCCGACGCTACTGGCCCGCCGTCACCTTCGGCTCGCTGATCGAGCCGCTCGTCTACATGGCCGGCTTCGGCCTCGGCTTCAGCCACCTTGTCGGCTCGGCCGAAGGACGGCCGTACCCCCAGTTCGTAGGCGTCGGCATGGTCGTGACCTCGGTCCTCTTCGCCGCCGCCTTCGGGGGCATGTTCGAGAGCTTCAACCGGCGCTGCTACCAGCATCTGTACGACGCCGTGCTCAGCCGGCCGGTGGACGTCTGGGAACTCGTCACCGCCGAGGTCTCCTGGATCGCGGTCAAGTCCTCCGCCTACAGCTCCGTTCCCCTGCTGGTCACCCTCGCCGTCGGACTGCCCGTCGGCCCCGCTCTGCTGCTCGTACCCGTCGTCACCCTGCTGTCGGGCCTGGCCTTCGCCCTGTGCGGTATGTGGATCTCCACGCTCGTACCGGCGATCGACTGGCTGCGGCTGGTCGTCTCCGGCGTCCTCACCCCGCTCGTCATGGCCGCCGGAGTCTTCTTTCCGATCGGCGAACTACCCGGCTGGGTCCGGGCCGTCGCGGTCGTGAACCCGATCTACCACTGCATGCAGCTCGTACGCCACGCCGCGTTCGGCGCCCTCGGCGCCGGCGACTGGCTGCACGCCCTGGTACTCGTCGCCTTCACGGCCGCCATGTGGCTCCTCGCGGTGAGGGGCATGAACCGTCGGCTCGTCGACTGA
- a CDS encoding condensation domain-containing protein, which produces MLTATQRSVPLALARGGLRPATWSQQAMWEILAVLEPETESLNLQQLLLVPGELTVEAVLEAIGEVVSRHESLRTRYRLDESGELLQYLPEQDRLTAEVYHVDAEQVVELTRQVEDDLAATRFDITADWPFRLVVAVVDGLPRAVAFAVSHIAADRAGAEILGPSCRS; this is translated from the coding sequence GTGCTGACGGCGACACAGCGGAGTGTGCCACTTGCCCTGGCCCGCGGCGGGCTGCGCCCCGCCACCTGGAGCCAGCAAGCCATGTGGGAGATCCTGGCGGTCCTGGAACCCGAGACCGAGTCCCTGAACCTCCAGCAGCTGCTTCTGGTCCCCGGCGAGCTCACGGTCGAGGCCGTGCTGGAGGCGATCGGCGAGGTGGTCTCCCGCCATGAGTCGCTGCGTACGCGCTACCGCCTGGACGAGAGCGGCGAGCTGCTGCAGTACCTGCCCGAGCAGGACAGGCTGACCGCCGAGGTCTACCACGTCGACGCCGAGCAGGTGGTGGAGCTGACCCGCCAGGTCGAGGACGACCTGGCGGCGACACGGTTCGACATCACGGCGGACTGGCCGTTCCGTCTGGTGGTCGCTGTCGTTGACGGCCTGCCGCGCGCTGTCGCCTTCGCCGTCTCCCACATCGCCGCCGACCGGGCGGGTGCCGAGATCCTGGGGCCGAGCTGTCGGAGCTGA